A genome region from Marispirochaeta aestuarii includes the following:
- a CDS encoding beta-ketoacyl-ACP synthase III encodes MNATIRSAGAYLPPKRVSNQDLAQIIDTSDEWIRSHTGIGSRHLAESETTSEMATEAAREALSRCGISAEELDMIIVATSTPDYIGFPATASIVQNNIGALRSGAFDLAAACTGFVYAMECGRGLISSGVARNVLVIGAEKLSSLVNWKDRSTCVLFGDGAGAVVLSACDDDRGFLASRMRSDGSGADALIVRAGGIKNPIRGQNIPEEDLYIAMDGRRVYNFAVQVNTELFEVLPAEAGISIDEIKYIVPHQANVRIIKAAAKRAGIPMEKFYLNIEEYANTSAASIPIALNDLWKDGRLNPGDVIMTLGFGSGLTYGGQLIRL; translated from the coding sequence ATGAACGCGACCATCCGGTCGGCAGGTGCATACCTGCCGCCTAAACGAGTAAGCAACCAGGATCTGGCACAGATTATAGACACCTCCGATGAATGGATACGCAGTCATACCGGAATCGGTTCCCGTCATCTGGCAGAGAGTGAGACAACTTCCGAAATGGCAACAGAGGCGGCCCGGGAGGCTCTTTCCAGATGCGGTATTTCTGCAGAGGAACTGGATATGATAATAGTGGCCACCAGCACACCGGATTACATCGGATTCCCCGCCACGGCCAGTATTGTACAGAATAACATCGGTGCCCTGCGCAGCGGGGCCTTCGACCTTGCTGCAGCGTGTACGGGTTTTGTCTATGCCATGGAGTGCGGCAGAGGGCTCATTTCTTCCGGTGTGGCCCGAAACGTTCTTGTCATCGGCGCTGAAAAACTATCCAGTCTGGTAAACTGGAAGGACCGCTCAACCTGCGTTCTGTTCGGAGACGGAGCCGGTGCGGTAGTGCTGAGCGCCTGTGACGACGACAGGGGATTCCTGGCATCCCGTATGCGTTCCGACGGAAGCGGAGCCGACGCCCTTATCGTACGGGCGGGGGGGATAAAAAATCCCATACGAGGTCAGAATATTCCGGAGGAGGATCTCTATATCGCCATGGACGGACGCAGGGTTTACAACTTTGCCGTTCAGGTCAATACGGAGCTCTTTGAGGTCCTCCCCGCCGAGGCGGGAATCTCCATTGACGAGATAAAATACATAGTCCCCCATCAGGCCAACGTACGAATTATCAAGGCCGCAGCAAAGCGAGCCGGGATTCCCATGGAAAAGTTTTACCTTAACATAGAGGAATACGCAAACACCTCGGCCGCTTCCATTCCTATTGCGCTCAACGATTTATGGAAGGATGGGAGACTGAATCCCGGGGATGTCATCATGACTCTGGGCTTCGGCTCCGGTCTCACCTACGGCGGCCAGCTGATTCGGCTGTAA
- the fabG gene encoding 3-oxoacyl-[acyl-carrier-protein] reductase translates to MLLEGKKALVTGGAQGIGKEIVMKFLAEGASVHYCDLAEGPFKAEMDAAAKGDATVTFHKANITDENEVKALIKEITADGKLDILVNNAGITRDGMVFRMSLDQWESVLKVNLTGAFLVAREVSAFMAMKQKSGSIINMASVVGQMGNAGQTNYSASKAGLIGFTKSLAKETAKRNVRVNAVAPGFIETAMTDKLTEDVKADYARAIPLGRMGSPEDIANTVLYLASDLSSYITGQVIRVDGGLVM, encoded by the coding sequence ATGTTACTGGAAGGAAAAAAAGCCCTGGTCACCGGCGGGGCCCAGGGAATAGGAAAAGAGATTGTCATGAAGTTTCTGGCCGAAGGAGCATCGGTACACTACTGCGACCTTGCGGAAGGTCCGTTCAAGGCGGAAATGGATGCAGCAGCCAAAGGCGATGCAACGGTTACATTTCACAAGGCCAATATTACCGATGAGAACGAGGTCAAGGCCCTGATAAAGGAGATTACCGCCGACGGCAAGCTCGATATACTCGTCAATAATGCCGGAATTACCCGGGACGGAATGGTATTCCGCATGTCCCTTGACCAGTGGGAGTCTGTACTCAAGGTAAACCTTACCGGTGCCTTTCTGGTAGCCAGAGAAGTATCCGCCTTTATGGCCATGAAGCAGAAATCCGGCAGCATTATCAATATGGCTTCGGTGGTCGGCCAGATGGGCAATGCCGGGCAGACCAACTACTCCGCTTCCAAGGCAGGGCTGATCGGTTTTACCAAGAGCCTGGCAAAAGAGACGGCAAAACGGAATGTCCGGGTCAATGCCGTAGCCCCGGGCTTTATTGAAACAGCCATGACCGACAAGCTGACCGAGGATGTCAAGGCAGACTATGCCCGGGCTATTCCCCTGGGAAGAATGGGAAGCCCCGAAGACATCGCCAACACCGTTCTCTACCTGGCCAGTGACCTGTCGTCCTATATAACCGGCCAGGTTATCAGGGTCGACGGCGGCCTTGTAATGTAG
- the fabD gene encoding ACP S-malonyltransferase: MKSDIKRNCFLFPGQGAQFPGMGKDLWETSSVVKKLFAEASEWTETDIPKLLFESGEDELKRTENTQIAITAVNLASLIMLKDEGITPDAVAGFSLGEFSALAAAEVLNFEELFPLVKKRGEIMAAAAERLSAGENGPGMAAVMGLAPEAVQELCEKSGLELYAANFNSPEQTVVGGTHEALLKGKEYFSTRGARRWIPLKVSAPFHTPLMEEARQEFAEHVRKLVFRDPKITLISNVSGKTVSSGTEAQELCLAQVISPVRWTTEEETILTLKTDICIEAGPGKVLSGLWKKTGSEVPCLNAGTLEEIENIRKSYSS; the protein is encoded by the coding sequence ATGAAATCAGATATAAAGAGGAACTGTTTCTTATTTCCCGGTCAGGGCGCTCAATTCCCCGGCATGGGCAAGGATTTATGGGAAACCTCTTCAGTGGTAAAAAAGCTCTTTGCAGAGGCTTCGGAATGGACGGAAACGGACATTCCAAAACTGCTCTTTGAATCGGGAGAGGATGAACTCAAGAGGACTGAAAACACCCAGATAGCCATCACAGCGGTAAATCTGGCATCCCTGATCATGCTGAAGGACGAGGGAATCACTCCGGATGCCGTCGCGGGTTTCAGTCTCGGAGAGTTCTCCGCCCTGGCTGCAGCGGAGGTACTGAACTTTGAAGAGCTTTTTCCCCTGGTAAAAAAACGGGGGGAGATAATGGCTGCAGCTGCGGAACGACTCTCCGCCGGAGAAAACGGCCCGGGCATGGCCGCTGTCATGGGTCTGGCTCCGGAAGCTGTGCAGGAACTCTGTGAAAAATCGGGTCTTGAACTCTACGCGGCCAATTTCAACAGTCCCGAGCAGACTGTCGTTGGCGGGACCCACGAGGCTCTGCTGAAAGGTAAAGAGTACTTCAGCACCAGGGGTGCCAGACGCTGGATTCCTTTGAAGGTATCAGCCCCCTTTCATACCCCCCTCATGGAGGAGGCACGGCAGGAGTTCGCAGAACATGTGCGGAAGCTTGTATTCAGGGATCCGAAAATTACCCTGATCTCGAATGTCTCGGGAAAAACAGTCTCCAGCGGCACGGAGGCGCAGGAACTGTGCCTTGCCCAGGTAATATCCCCGGTTCGCTGGACGACGGAAGAGGAGACAATCCTCACATTAAAAACGGATATCTGCATCGAAGCAGGCCCGGGGAAGGTTCTTTCCGGGCTCTGGAAAAAGACAGGAAGTGAAGTTCCCTGCCTCAATGCGGGGACCCTTGAAGAAATCGAAAACATCAGGAAGAGTTACAGTTCATAG
- the fabF gene encoding beta-ketoacyl-ACP synthase II codes for MERRRVVVTGMGTVNALAHDIENTWQAIKAGKSGIAPISLFDTTDFACTVAGEVKNFDPSLWMDKKEARKLARFSQFAMAAAAQALEDSGLDKGCGDPERVGVILGNGIGGYEVTEEGVRNLAERGPKGVAPMTIPKLISNEGPANVAIKYGFYGPCYCVVTACASATDAIGAALNSIRIGQSDVVVTGGMEAAITPFGIAGFLRLTALSTKYNDTPTAASRPFDRDRDGFVMGEGAGILVLEELEHALKRGAPIYAEVAGYGISCDAFHLTSPDATGEGPARSMRLALQDAGMEPSQIDYLNAHGTSTPTNDPLETMAIKKAFGDHAYKMPISSTKSMTAHMIGGAGGMEAILSILAMKNGFIPPTINLENPDEACDLDYVPNTGRKAELKAVMSDNLGFGGHNGTVIFRKYEE; via the coding sequence ATGGAACGCCGACGAGTCGTCGTGACCGGCATGGGGACGGTAAACGCCCTTGCCCATGACATAGAAAACACCTGGCAGGCAATCAAGGCCGGGAAAAGCGGGATTGCACCCATAAGCCTGTTTGACACCACCGATTTTGCCTGTACCGTAGCCGGCGAAGTCAAAAACTTCGACCCGAGTCTCTGGATGGATAAAAAGGAGGCTCGAAAACTTGCCCGTTTCAGTCAGTTTGCCATGGCCGCGGCGGCCCAGGCGCTGGAAGACTCGGGACTGGATAAAGGCTGCGGCGATCCCGAACGGGTCGGCGTTATCCTCGGGAACGGTATCGGGGGATACGAGGTAACCGAAGAGGGAGTACGAAACCTGGCGGAACGGGGTCCCAAGGGGGTCGCACCCATGACTATCCCCAAGCTTATCAGTAACGAGGGGCCCGCAAACGTCGCTATCAAGTACGGATTTTACGGCCCCTGTTACTGCGTGGTTACCGCCTGTGCCTCCGCTACCGATGCCATCGGCGCGGCGCTGAACTCCATCAGGATCGGGCAGAGCGATGTGGTGGTTACCGGAGGCATGGAAGCAGCTATAACCCCCTTCGGAATCGCCGGATTCCTGCGCCTGACGGCCCTTTCCACCAAATACAATGATACTCCCACCGCCGCCAGCCGGCCCTTCGACAGGGACCGGGACGGTTTTGTAATGGGAGAAGGTGCGGGGATTCTCGTTCTCGAAGAGCTCGAACACGCCCTCAAACGGGGAGCTCCCATATATGCGGAAGTGGCGGGTTACGGTATCAGCTGTGATGCCTTCCATCTGACAAGTCCCGATGCAACTGGAGAAGGTCCCGCCCGCTCCATGCGACTGGCCCTCCAGGACGCGGGTATGGAACCGTCTCAGATCGATTACCTCAATGCCCATGGCACATCCACACCGACCAACGATCCCCTGGAAACCATGGCAATAAAAAAGGCCTTTGGGGATCATGCGTATAAAATGCCGATCTCCTCAACCAAATCCATGACGGCCCATATGATCGGCGGTGCAGGAGGCATGGAGGCCATTCTGAGCATTCTTGCCATGAAGAACGGTTTTATTCCTCCCACCATCAATCTTGAGAATCCCGATGAAGCCTGCGATCTGGACTATGTTCCCAATACAGGGCGAAAAGCCGAGCTGAAAGCCGTCATGTCTGACAATCTTGGTTTCGGCGGACACAACGGAACAGTAATTTTTAGAAAATACGAGGAGTAA
- a CDS encoding ATP-binding protein — MAPQTATPVLHKHSRIGIVNRGEAALRFIRGVSEYNSRFETELRTLAIYTAREEQAPFVKNADYRVCFEDLPGYPGTASSPYLDHALILEALKAGGCDALWVGWGFVSEDSVFAEAVEKEGYTFLGPNSRAMALLGDKIAAKDLAEKADVPILPWSRGPVSNIEEARKVSEKIGYPVIVKASNAGGGRGIRFVLRPEELESQYNSAVEETLRVTGTRTVFIEHLVRRGRHLEVQVLADRHGTVNTFGVRDCSLQRRNQKIIEETPPAGLPPETIEEMEASAARLIKAASYEGAGTVEYLFDLDSRRFYFMEVNTRLQVEHPITEELYGIDLVTGQIEVAFGRKVDVSFAAPRGHVMEARLNAEDPGMEFSPAPGRVDLFRPPAGPGIRVDSGIESGAEIPPEFDSMVAKIIARGRDRDEAASRLKRALDECTIRIENGTTNRAFLRQLLDQPEVKAGGVSTAYVGELLKKGIRRAPDETFRAALVTGAITIALSRSAEEKVNFINELASLGKPRTLPGRDGQEVNLSIEGAAYCAKVLHTGGDSFHVIVDDAFVICRYRSTDHEGVLEFNGQRYRFILVPRGDSLQCEINGTPFLLEQESRGFVKSPSPAIVLSVPVKAGEEVRKGSVLMVLEAMKMEMLIESPADGQVAEILANPGTQVAAGQSLIRLEEAGDNTDTKEPAAVKIDFPHIEPGLQERWERIANEVQAIFLGFDAGEDSSDLVNRIEAFITQNPDRTDAFTRLVLRSMEAFCALELLFSNRSIEDESGSRPHTYTELLTHYALRRKDREKGLPQGFIQSIDRALAAYRDAGVSDEIDRLLYHFYRSHAASALKGQILRDLLQLLEERSAAEMLGEGFPLLVNEIVRLSNLGSPKLADAALHARYVLIDQQQLQEQRGRQRKFVESLVSESCSGNSGSFDECTQSFMDLPPSAMTDMMRIIKSTRTGSSELLSELAARYFNRDRKIHSLKTSSDGKDLFRARIDFTEDEENEKDRKGGLLFAAFSPEALERIPGIVRNFPDCESVEVTILISGQGSPGDYIDSLAPFPCKFCALGVYPEQDEPQFTTYQYGDTGKWSINDGAFTFSPLEYRELRVERLKNFHLKLILRSENVTVLEGRAKENEKDMRLFALASTSETDPELSSRQDLTRMLRFERVFNEAVSGIRAAQQNYRFRLQWNRIIIYNRSLLGLRLMQLRDFGYNLVPRTIGLGLEKMVVYSRRKRWREETIREHELIFHNLTADQFTLRSRRPSSVPLTTLDSYALKVVRARQRNEIYPYELIKMITHAGFPLHEGLPRGEFEEFDIEVAADGSGRAVSVKGREPGNNGSNIIFGRISNTDPVSGTVFHRMLILSDPTGDLGSLAEEECRRIICAIDMAEEDSIPVEWVPVSSGARITMDSGTENLDWTAATLKRIIEFTQAGGEINIIVQSINVGAQSYWNAEATMLMHTRGLLIMTDEASMLLTGKRALDFSGSVSGETNVDIGGAEKIMVPNGQAQIRVASVAEAYGVLFQHYRTCYVKPGSSFPEPVECSDPDERDVTTVPYRDSLGQGFTSIGDIFSMDLNPDRKKPFDMRQVMRALVDQDAEILERWRGLEDGDTSLVWETRLGGLSVGMIGIESRSFPRIGALPSDGPDTWSGGTLYPQSSKKLARGLNAFSGRVPAVIIANLSGFDGSPESLRRLQLEYGAEIGRAVVNFRGPLVFLVTARYHGGAYVVFSKRLNPELEVAALEGSFASVIGGAPAAAVVFPKTVRKRTEDDTRVMEARERLKSGEWGYKEFDNLYQTVYNEYQTALGAEFDGIHSVERAREVGSIDHIVKASQMRPYLIDAVRRGMERWEKRSAGSS, encoded by the coding sequence TTGGCACCCCAAACTGCAACACCAGTATTACACAAACATTCACGGATTGGAATCGTAAACCGCGGCGAAGCTGCTTTGCGTTTTATTCGGGGAGTCAGTGAATATAACTCCCGTTTTGAAACAGAACTCAGGACTCTGGCTATCTATACGGCCCGGGAGGAACAGGCACCCTTTGTCAAGAATGCCGATTACCGGGTCTGTTTCGAAGACCTTCCGGGGTATCCCGGTACGGCAAGTTCTCCCTATCTTGACCATGCCCTTATCCTCGAGGCTCTCAAGGCGGGCGGCTGCGACGCCCTGTGGGTCGGATGGGGTTTTGTGTCGGAGGACTCGGTTTTTGCCGAGGCGGTCGAAAAGGAAGGTTATACCTTTCTCGGTCCCAACAGCAGAGCCATGGCCCTGCTGGGAGACAAGATAGCGGCGAAGGATCTGGCGGAAAAAGCGGATGTTCCCATTCTTCCCTGGAGCCGCGGTCCGGTATCGAATATCGAAGAAGCCCGAAAAGTATCAGAGAAGATCGGGTATCCTGTTATCGTCAAGGCTTCCAATGCCGGAGGCGGACGGGGAATACGTTTTGTTCTGCGTCCCGAGGAGCTGGAATCCCAGTATAACTCCGCCGTGGAAGAGACTCTGCGGGTTACGGGTACCCGGACTGTCTTTATCGAACACCTTGTCCGGCGGGGAAGGCACCTGGAGGTTCAGGTCCTGGCGGATCGTCATGGTACGGTAAATACCTTCGGCGTAAGGGACTGTTCCCTGCAGCGCCGGAACCAGAAGATAATAGAGGAGACCCCTCCAGCGGGACTGCCGCCGGAGACCATCGAGGAGATGGAGGCCTCCGCGGCACGGCTCATCAAGGCTGCCTCCTACGAGGGCGCGGGTACCGTGGAATACCTGTTCGATCTGGATTCCCGACGCTTCTATTTTATGGAAGTCAATACCCGGCTTCAGGTCGAACATCCGATTACGGAAGAACTCTACGGGATCGATCTTGTAACCGGACAGATAGAGGTGGCCTTCGGGAGAAAAGTGGACGTGAGTTTCGCGGCACCCCGGGGTCATGTAATGGAGGCCCGCCTCAATGCCGAAGATCCGGGAATGGAATTTTCCCCCGCCCCGGGCCGGGTGGACCTTTTCCGGCCCCCCGCAGGTCCCGGCATCAGGGTCGATTCGGGAATAGAGAGCGGTGCGGAGATTCCCCCGGAGTTCGATTCCATGGTCGCCAAGATCATAGCCCGGGGACGGGACCGGGACGAGGCGGCCTCCCGGCTGAAAAGGGCCCTTGACGAGTGTACTATCCGCATTGAAAACGGAACAACCAACCGTGCGTTCCTGCGGCAGCTTCTGGATCAGCCTGAGGTAAAGGCGGGCGGGGTTTCCACCGCCTACGTGGGAGAGCTCCTCAAAAAGGGAATCCGCCGCGCACCGGACGAAACATTCCGGGCGGCCCTTGTGACCGGGGCGATTACCATTGCATTGTCGCGCTCAGCGGAAGAGAAGGTTAATTTTATCAATGAATTAGCCAGTCTGGGAAAACCGAGAACCCTTCCGGGCCGGGACGGGCAGGAGGTCAATCTTTCCATTGAAGGCGCAGCCTATTGTGCAAAGGTGCTGCATACAGGCGGAGACAGCTTTCACGTAATAGTGGACGATGCCTTCGTAATATGCAGGTATCGCAGCACTGACCATGAGGGCGTCCTGGAGTTTAACGGCCAGCGTTACCGCTTTATCCTTGTCCCCAGGGGAGATTCCCTTCAGTGTGAAATCAACGGAACACCCTTTCTTCTTGAGCAGGAGTCCAGGGGCTTCGTCAAATCCCCATCCCCGGCTATTGTGCTTTCTGTTCCCGTGAAGGCCGGCGAGGAGGTCAGAAAAGGCAGCGTCCTTATGGTTCTTGAAGCCATGAAGATGGAGATGCTCATTGAATCGCCTGCGGATGGTCAGGTCGCTGAGATTCTTGCGAACCCCGGAACCCAGGTGGCGGCAGGACAGTCCCTTATCCGGCTGGAGGAGGCCGGGGACAATACTGATACGAAAGAGCCGGCTGCGGTTAAAATCGATTTTCCCCATATTGAACCCGGGCTCCAGGAGCGTTGGGAACGCATTGCCAATGAAGTCCAGGCAATTTTTCTCGGCTTTGATGCAGGGGAGGATTCTTCCGATCTTGTTAACCGGATCGAGGCCTTTATTACCCAGAACCCTGACCGTACCGATGCTTTTACCCGGCTGGTATTGCGCAGCATGGAGGCATTCTGCGCTCTGGAGCTTCTCTTTTCAAACCGAAGCATTGAAGATGAGAGCGGCAGCAGGCCGCACACCTATACTGAACTCCTGACCCACTATGCTCTGCGCAGGAAAGACCGTGAAAAGGGGCTTCCTCAAGGATTTATCCAGTCCATAGACCGTGCCCTGGCGGCATATCGCGATGCAGGAGTCAGTGATGAAATCGACAGACTTCTGTACCATTTTTACCGTTCCCATGCGGCTTCAGCCCTGAAAGGTCAGATCCTGCGGGATTTGCTGCAGCTTCTGGAAGAACGGTCCGCAGCAGAAATGCTGGGAGAGGGTTTTCCCCTTCTGGTGAACGAGATTGTACGTCTGAGTAACCTTGGATCTCCCAAACTGGCGGACGCCGCCCTGCATGCGCGCTATGTTCTGATCGACCAGCAGCAACTCCAGGAACAGCGGGGAAGACAGCGCAAATTCGTTGAATCCCTGGTTTCGGAGAGCTGCAGCGGCAATTCAGGAAGTTTCGATGAGTGTACGCAGTCCTTTATGGACCTTCCGCCTTCGGCCATGACGGACATGATGCGTATAATAAAATCGACCCGAACAGGGAGTTCGGAACTTCTCTCGGAGCTGGCGGCCCGGTATTTTAACCGGGACAGGAAAATTCATTCTCTCAAGACATCCTCTGATGGGAAGGATCTTTTCCGGGCCAGGATCGATTTCACTGAGGATGAGGAGAATGAAAAGGACCGGAAGGGCGGACTTCTTTTTGCTGCCTTTTCTCCCGAGGCTCTTGAGAGAATACCAGGCATAGTCCGGAATTTCCCGGACTGTGAATCAGTTGAAGTCACGATACTTATTTCGGGGCAGGGCAGCCCCGGGGATTATATCGATTCTCTTGCCCCTTTTCCCTGTAAATTCTGCGCTCTGGGAGTCTACCCGGAGCAGGATGAACCGCAGTTTACTACCTACCAGTATGGTGATACCGGAAAATGGAGTATCAACGACGGTGCGTTCACCTTTTCGCCCCTGGAATATCGGGAGCTCCGGGTGGAAAGACTGAAGAATTTTCATCTCAAACTGATACTGCGCAGCGAAAATGTCACTGTTCTGGAAGGCCGGGCAAAGGAGAACGAAAAGGACATGCGCCTTTTCGCCCTTGCTTCAACCTCCGAGACGGATCCCGAACTCTCCTCGCGGCAGGACCTTACCAGGATGCTTCGATTTGAGCGGGTCTTCAACGAGGCGGTTTCCGGCATACGCGCCGCCCAGCAGAACTACCGTTTCAGGCTTCAGTGGAACCGGATTATCATCTACAACAGATCTCTTCTGGGACTGCGCCTGATGCAGCTCCGGGATTTCGGTTACAACCTGGTTCCCAGAACCATCGGTCTTGGCCTGGAAAAGATGGTCGTCTATTCACGACGCAAACGATGGAGGGAAGAAACCATCCGTGAACATGAACTGATCTTCCACAATCTTACGGCGGACCAGTTTACCCTGCGCAGCCGGCGCCCCTCATCGGTGCCCCTGACGACCCTGGACAGTTATGCCCTCAAGGTGGTCCGGGCGCGTCAGCGTAACGAGATTTATCCCTACGAACTCATAAAGATGATTACCCACGCCGGATTTCCCCTGCATGAGGGTTTGCCACGAGGTGAGTTTGAAGAATTCGATATCGAGGTCGCCGCAGACGGGTCCGGCAGGGCTGTTTCGGTAAAGGGACGTGAACCCGGAAACAACGGCAGCAATATAATATTCGGCAGGATCAGCAATACCGATCCTGTGAGCGGAACGGTTTTTCATCGCATGCTGATTCTCTCGGATCCCACCGGAGATCTCGGCAGCCTGGCGGAAGAGGAATGCCGCAGGATTATATGCGCCATCGATATGGCCGAAGAGGATTCAATTCCCGTGGAATGGGTTCCGGTATCCTCCGGAGCCAGAATCACCATGGATTCGGGTACCGAAAACCTGGACTGGACCGCTGCAACCCTGAAAAGGATAATAGAATTCACCCAGGCCGGGGGCGAAATAAATATAATCGTCCAGTCTATAAATGTGGGCGCCCAGTCCTACTGGAATGCCGAAGCCACCATGCTGATGCATACCCGGGGACTTCTGATCATGACCGATGAGGCTTCCATGCTTCTTACCGGGAAACGGGCCCTGGACTTCTCCGGCAGCGTGTCGGGGGAAACAAATGTGGATATCGGCGGTGCAGAGAAAATCATGGTCCCCAACGGCCAGGCCCAGATACGGGTCGCTTCCGTTGCCGAGGCCTACGGCGTACTCTTTCAGCATTATCGTACCTGCTATGTTAAGCCTGGCAGCTCTTTTCCTGAACCTGTGGAATGCTCCGACCCCGATGAGCGGGATGTAACCACCGTGCCCTATCGGGACAGTCTTGGTCAGGGATTCACCAGCATCGGAGATATCTTCAGCATGGATTTGAATCCCGACAGAAAAAAGCCCTTCGACATGCGCCAGGTTATGCGTGCCCTTGTGGACCAGGACGCGGAAATCCTCGAGCGATGGAGAGGGCTCGAAGACGGGGATACCTCTCTGGTCTGGGAGACCCGTCTCGGCGGTTTGTCTGTGGGTATGATCGGTATCGAAAGCCGCAGCTTTCCCCGTATCGGTGCCCTGCCTTCCGACGGTCCGGATACCTGGAGCGGAGGGACCCTCTATCCCCAGTCTTCAAAAAAGCTGGCCCGGGGGCTGAATGCCTTCTCCGGAAGGGTACCGGCTGTCATCATTGCGAATCTCTCGGGATTCGACGGATCACCGGAATCGCTGCGCAGACTCCAGCTCGAATATGGAGCTGAGATAGGAAGGGCAGTTGTAAACTTCAGAGGCCCCCTTGTTTTTCTGGTCACCGCCCGCTATCACGGCGGGGCCTATGTAGTCTTCTCCAAGAGGCTGAACCCGGAACTCGAGGTCGCAGCTCTTGAAGGCTCCTTCGCATCGGTAATCGGAGGGGCCCCGGCTGCTGCGGTGGTATTTCCGAAAACCGTCAGAAAGCGCACCGAAGATGATACGCGGGTCATGGAAGCCCGGGAACGTTTGAAATCCGGTGAATGGGGTTACAAGGAGTTTGATAACCTGTATCAGACGGTATATAACGAATACCAGACAGCTCTGGGGGCAGAGTTTGACGGTATACACAGCGTTGAACGGGCCCGGGAGGTCGGATCCATCGATCATATTGTAAAGGCCTCGCAGATGAGGCCCTATCTGATCGATGCAGTGCGCAGGGGCATGGAGCGCTGGGAAAAAAGGAGTGCGGGAAGTTCCTAG
- the fabZ gene encoding 3-hydroxyacyl-ACP dehydratase FabZ, with product MKDIQELLPHRKPFLFVDELLEVSEEKIIGKRTYTPEEFFFPGHFPEYPVVPGVILVETMAQCGGAGVRQLGSLGDDTLFFLAAIEKAKFRRQVRPNETIRMEISNDRISARMIKQSGKCYVDDELACEASWLCLVGDKA from the coding sequence ATGAAAGATATACAAGAACTGCTGCCCCACAGAAAGCCCTTCCTGTTCGTGGATGAACTTTTGGAAGTCTCGGAGGAAAAGATAATCGGAAAGCGTACTTATACGCCGGAGGAGTTCTTTTTCCCCGGTCATTTTCCCGAGTATCCGGTTGTTCCCGGGGTGATCCTGGTGGAGACCATGGCCCAGTGCGGCGGTGCGGGGGTTCGTCAGCTCGGCAGCCTGGGAGACGATACCCTCTTTTTTCTTGCCGCCATCGAAAAGGCCAAGTTTCGCCGGCAGGTCCGCCCCAACGAGACTATCCGGATGGAGATAAGCAACGACCGAATCTCTGCAAGAATGATCAAACAGAGCGGCAAGTGCTATGTCGATGACGAACTGGCCTGTGAGGCTTCATGGCTTTGCCTGGTGGGGGATAAAGCATGA